The following coding sequences lie in one Spirosoma sp. KUDC1026 genomic window:
- a CDS encoding serpin family protein, with the protein MKPTPFLSLTGLIAVFFLMAGSCSKPAVTPSDTDSSATGALRVSASFAAQTSQFAFDLAHQVAKEEGQAKNFFVSPLSLHIALGMLLNGADGQTAQEIQKTLKLDAQTLAEANQTYRNLTDNLPAVDPGVTFKLANSVWSRTTFPVETSFLSILKQTFDAEASTQDFNDPATVGKINVWASEHTNGRIPKVLDQIQPDNVMFLLNALYFKGNWKAQFNPEQTVTLPFTLASGSQVNVPMMRLDGNFRRAFQPGFSAVELPYGDDKFAMTVLLPAENTTADAVLANLNQTSWTDLQRNMTLSKIDFGLPRFTLNYAINLTSALSTLGMPTAFTNKANFSKINAKQGLLLSFVKQNTFIAVDEKGTEAAAVTTGGMSTTSIQLPTLYNRPFVLVIHEKTSGTILFVGKIADPTKVNS; encoded by the coding sequence ATGAAACCTACTCCATTTTTATCTTTAACAGGACTTATCGCCGTTTTTTTTCTGATGGCCGGAAGTTGTTCAAAACCAGCAGTCACGCCATCAGACACTGACTCAAGTGCTACGGGCGCCCTGCGGGTATCGGCCTCGTTTGCCGCCCAAACAAGCCAGTTTGCGTTTGATCTGGCCCACCAGGTAGCCAAAGAAGAAGGTCAGGCAAAAAACTTCTTTGTATCCCCTCTCAGCCTTCATATTGCGCTGGGAATGCTGTTGAATGGCGCCGATGGACAAACGGCTCAGGAGATTCAGAAAACGCTGAAACTGGATGCCCAGACACTAGCCGAAGCCAATCAGACGTACCGCAACCTGACCGATAACCTACCTGCCGTCGACCCAGGTGTTACGTTCAAACTGGCAAATTCGGTCTGGAGTCGTACTACCTTTCCCGTCGAGACTTCCTTCTTGAGCATCTTGAAACAAACGTTCGATGCAGAAGCCTCGACGCAGGACTTCAATGATCCTGCAACGGTAGGTAAGATCAACGTCTGGGCCAGTGAGCATACCAATGGACGTATTCCGAAAGTGCTGGATCAGATTCAGCCGGATAACGTTATGTTTCTACTGAACGCACTTTATTTCAAAGGAAACTGGAAAGCCCAGTTCAATCCGGAGCAGACGGTTACGCTGCCATTTACGCTGGCATCCGGCAGCCAGGTGAACGTACCGATGATGCGGCTGGATGGTAACTTCCGCCGGGCTTTCCAGCCAGGTTTCTCGGCTGTCGAACTACCGTACGGTGACGACAAATTCGCAATGACGGTACTTCTGCCCGCCGAGAATACTACCGCTGATGCCGTTCTGGCGAACCTCAACCAAACGAGCTGGACGGATTTGCAGCGTAACATGACCCTGAGTAAAATCGATTTTGGCTTACCAAGGTTTACACTAAACTATGCCATTAACCTGACTAGTGCTCTCAGTACGTTAGGGATGCCTACTGCTTTTACCAACAAGGCTAATTTTAGTAAAATCAACGCGAAGCAGGGACTACTGCTTAGCTTTGTTAAACAAAACACGTTTATCGCCGTCGACGAGAAGGGTACTGAAGCGGCAGCCGTAACAACGGGCGGCATGTCTACTACCTCGATTCAACTACCCACACTCTATAACCGACCCTTTGTGCTGGTTATTCACGAAAAAACCTCGGGGACGATTCTTTTTGTGGGTAAAATTGCCGATCCAACGAAAGTTAATTCATGA
- a CDS encoding anti-sigma factor: MNESDKNPDEFWRSIFNDAAETPPPRVWDAIERRLDEPDEAVIVPLWSTGIFSKRPVSWGMGVAATVALLLAGWWVSQPAENNQPVAAHQKKLFMPESHQQDAVAQNQAYRRSSSRSLSVGPGEQRESNETGNADVTSALSPTETSTLSGRQLKAIHPGQATNRLAQQTRPASAHARAFDGVSLQKLPDRQSSSQIAMTLPTEPAVAQSFAARTSPEAPVMAQNQSAFQIQKIDTRPMKLRSAGPIRRIVWVRPYEAPQEPLLAKSKRASREHWVSLNVMPSSFNPAVSVQASQPALASAYGFRIASASQPPVKNQADLSVAYQASAGLQLNDHWSVESGVGYLAGHATVDSPSQPYPASMLSLGGTTMPVNTLYTEVLRQSVQRNTVAAADMANNWAASSTYNSLYAYDPQTRQTLTNDYQFVQVPVQVGYQLRPRKRLGLALLGGVLTNIFLRNTVENQLVVKPEDGIYQPVTLAAAMGARFQYRSSQRWSASLAGMYQPTLGSATKSGSNVQSHPTTTGMSFGVDYHF, from the coding sequence ATGAATGAATCTGACAAAAATCCGGACGAATTCTGGCGCAGCATTTTCAATGATGCCGCAGAAACGCCCCCGCCCCGGGTTTGGGACGCCATTGAGCGTCGGCTGGACGAACCAGACGAAGCTGTTATAGTACCCCTGTGGAGTACCGGCATCTTCTCGAAGCGCCCGGTTTCGTGGGGAATGGGTGTGGCCGCCACAGTAGCGCTGCTGCTGGCTGGCTGGTGGGTAAGCCAGCCAGCCGAAAATAACCAGCCGGTTGCCGCTCACCAGAAAAAACTGTTTATGCCGGAGTCACACCAGCAGGATGCCGTAGCGCAGAACCAGGCTTACCGCCGGAGTTCATCTCGCTCGTTATCAGTCGGTCCTGGTGAGCAACGGGAAAGTAATGAAACGGGTAATGCTGATGTGACGTCTGCTCTCTCGCCAACAGAAACCAGTACGTTATCAGGTCGCCAGCTTAAAGCCATACATCCAGGGCAGGCAACCAACCGGCTTGCCCAGCAAACGCGGCCTGCTTCGGCGCACGCAAGGGCATTTGATGGGGTATCTCTGCAAAAACTACCTGATCGTCAGTCTAGTAGCCAGATAGCTATGACTCTACCCACTGAACCAGCAGTAGCGCAGTCTTTTGCGGCCAGAACCTCTCCGGAAGCACCGGTAATGGCCCAGAATCAGTCGGCGTTTCAGATACAGAAGATTGATACGCGTCCCATGAAGCTACGCAGTGCCGGGCCGATTCGCCGAATTGTCTGGGTACGTCCGTACGAAGCCCCTCAGGAACCTCTTCTAGCCAAATCCAAACGGGCTTCCCGCGAGCATTGGGTATCGCTCAACGTAATGCCGAGCTCATTCAATCCGGCCGTCTCGGTGCAGGCTTCGCAGCCAGCCCTGGCCAGTGCCTATGGATTCCGTATTGCCAGTGCAAGTCAGCCACCCGTGAAAAACCAGGCGGATTTGTCAGTTGCCTACCAGGCTAGTGCCGGTTTGCAGCTCAATGATCACTGGTCTGTTGAATCAGGAGTTGGTTATCTGGCCGGGCACGCTACGGTCGACAGCCCGTCTCAGCCTTACCCGGCCTCGATGCTGTCGCTGGGGGGAACGACCATGCCAGTCAATACGCTGTACACCGAAGTACTCCGGCAAAGCGTTCAGCGTAACACGGTCGCAGCGGCAGACATGGCCAATAATTGGGCAGCATCCAGCACGTATAACTCGCTGTATGCCTACGATCCACAGACTCGCCAGACGTTAACAAACGATTATCAGTTTGTTCAGGTACCAGTTCAGGTCGGTTATCAGCTGCGGCCCCGCAAACGGCTCGGCCTGGCTTTGTTAGGAGGAGTTCTGACAAATATTTTCCTCCGCAATACGGTCGAAAATCAATTGGTTGTCAAACCTGAGGACGGTATTTACCAGCCCGTAACGCTGGCAGCCGCCATGGGTGCCCGGTTCCAGTATCGTTCCTCGCAGCGCTGGTCAGCTTCGCTGGCCGGTATGTATCAGCCAACCCTTGGTTCGGCTACGAAATCAGGTTCTAACGTACAAAGCCACCCGACAACAACCGGTATGAGCTTTGGTGTGGACTATCATTTCTAA
- a CDS encoding RNA polymerase sigma factor has translation MLDENALVEGCRRQDRIVQRQLYERFAGRLFVVCKRYIKEPDEAEDVLQDAFVKIFRHIDSFRFECPLEAWLKRIVINTALKHIRKEKPWDNTADVQELAPVLPQADESLPTLNYQYLLNLVQELPAGCRTVFNLYAIEGYSHPEIARMIDIAEGTSKSQYARARTILQQKLLNEQRYGLPPVQNE, from the coding sequence ATGCTGGATGAAAATGCTTTAGTCGAAGGATGCCGTCGGCAGGATCGGATTGTGCAGCGACAGCTCTATGAGCGGTTTGCCGGGCGTCTCTTTGTCGTTTGCAAACGCTATATAAAGGAGCCCGACGAAGCTGAAGATGTGCTGCAGGACGCCTTCGTCAAGATCTTTCGACACATTGATTCATTCCGGTTCGAATGTCCGCTGGAAGCCTGGCTTAAACGAATTGTCATTAATACCGCTCTTAAACATATCCGAAAAGAAAAACCCTGGGACAATACTGCCGATGTACAGGAACTGGCCCCCGTACTGCCCCAGGCTGATGAAAGTTTACCCACACTGAATTACCAGTACCTGCTGAATCTTGTCCAGGAACTGCCGGCTGGTTGCCGGACGGTTTTCAATCTGTATGCCATTGAAGGATACAGTCACCCGGAAATTGCCCGGATGATCGACATAGCAGAAGGTACGTCAAAATCGCAGTATGCACGGGCGCGCACCATACTGCAACAGAAGTTATTGAACGAACAACGATACGGCCTACCGCCAGTACAAAATGAATGA
- a CDS encoding PVC-type heme-binding CxxCH protein has product MIRLSVPFLYTVPVALVTASLLFISDSLPTETIDRSAHPTFAKLPEKPSSAADETLYLAPELDATLWAETPMFYNPTSLDIDVKGRVWITESVNYRQFTNKAEGRLSHPNGERIVILEDTDGDGRADRSKVFVTDPELISPFGISVIGNKVYVSCSPNIVVYTDENGDDKPDRKEILLDGFGGLDHDHGLHALSPGPDGRYYVNVGDAGPHIVTDKDGWMLRAGSVYTGGSPYNRTNEGNQTSDDGRVWSGGLTLRINPDGSGMKVVGHNYRNSYETAMDSYGNQWQSDNNGDVANGISRTNWLLEGASLGAYGAKGTHTWQQDQRPGQSAALAQWHQEDPGVLPIGDQTGPGSPKGMTVYEDDFLGAPYRGMVLSTDAGRNALIGYRPSMSGAGYRLTPYPLLSTLPELPTDYKPGKAETDNRRWFRPNDVAIGTDGALYVTDWYDAVEGGHQMNDREGRGRIYRIVPRGKKLQNPRIDLQTTAGQINALLNPAVSVRAAGFAALAAQKEKAVAPVLALLSSLNPYHRSRAIYLLARLGAEGQFEVEKLLKSGDPRIRLVALRALRSITPENSTANPELTAGQQTLLPLLGNLSTDPDPAIRREVAIALRDVPYDECRRMLLNLVREYDGKDAFYLAALGQAADGKADALFADLRPTLPADPAEWNSRIANLVWEFRPVTAIPMLKKRAESKKLSAEDRKQAIVTLGFIGNPEAMSALTELATSTDKTTAEQATFWTKKTSAPTRQTPPPATETVAAAPVKTEEPVAPKPVSKPAEKVIAQAETTQVARSAEPKPVADRPVQDSSRSAVVLTEPTTAAPRPDVATSEPAKPEPAKVVAESTKVAVKEPYVLTIENRKKAPTTGTSRSALAGQLVFTTSCAKCHRYGTKGKDVGPDLTNIHQKLDREGLLKAITNPGAELTPGYEPWMIVTKPGQTYYGFIVAETGKNLTLRGITGQNHVLEVSEITSRRQHNRSLMPSSSTIGLTDQQLTDLIAYLNKE; this is encoded by the coding sequence ATGATACGATTAAGCGTTCCCTTTCTCTATACGGTGCCTGTTGCGCTTGTAACAGCCTCACTACTGTTTATTTCCGATTCCCTGCCGACGGAGACTATCGACAGGTCTGCGCATCCGACTTTTGCAAAATTGCCGGAAAAACCGTCATCTGCCGCCGACGAAACGCTTTATCTGGCTCCGGAGCTGGATGCTACGTTGTGGGCTGAAACGCCCATGTTCTACAATCCGACCAGTCTGGACATTGACGTCAAAGGTCGGGTATGGATCACGGAAAGCGTTAACTATCGACAGTTTACCAATAAAGCGGAGGGGCGACTCAGTCACCCAAATGGCGAACGTATCGTTATTCTGGAAGATACCGACGGCGATGGCCGGGCCGACCGGAGTAAAGTATTCGTAACGGACCCGGAGCTGATTTCTCCCTTTGGTATTTCAGTCATCGGCAACAAAGTTTATGTTTCCTGCTCACCCAATATCGTTGTCTACACTGACGAAAATGGCGACGATAAGCCGGATCGGAAAGAAATCCTATTAGATGGCTTTGGCGGGCTGGATCATGATCACGGGCTGCACGCGCTCAGCCCTGGTCCCGACGGACGCTACTACGTCAACGTAGGGGATGCGGGCCCCCATATCGTAACCGACAAGGACGGCTGGATGCTACGGGCGGGCAGCGTTTATACGGGTGGGTCGCCGTACAACAGAACCAACGAAGGCAATCAGACCAGCGACGATGGACGCGTCTGGTCGGGAGGGCTTACACTGCGAATCAACCCGGATGGCTCCGGTATGAAAGTCGTAGGGCATAACTACCGAAACAGTTACGAAACAGCCATGGATTCGTACGGAAATCAGTGGCAAAGTGACAATAATGGCGATGTCGCCAACGGCATCAGTCGAACAAACTGGTTGCTGGAAGGGGCCAGCCTGGGGGCTTACGGCGCAAAGGGAACCCATACCTGGCAGCAGGACCAGCGCCCCGGCCAATCAGCCGCCCTGGCGCAGTGGCACCAGGAAGACCCGGGGGTGCTGCCCATTGGCGATCAGACCGGGCCGGGATCACCCAAAGGAATGACAGTATACGAAGACGATTTTCTGGGAGCGCCCTACCGGGGTATGGTTCTGAGCACTGATGCCGGACGCAATGCCCTGATCGGCTACCGGCCCAGTATGTCGGGTGCCGGTTACCGGCTTACCCCCTACCCGCTCCTGAGTACGCTGCCCGAATTACCGACCGATTACAAACCTGGCAAAGCTGAAACCGACAACCGGCGCTGGTTTCGCCCGAACGACGTCGCTATTGGAACCGATGGTGCTTTATACGTAACAGACTGGTATGATGCCGTAGAAGGTGGCCATCAGATGAATGATCGAGAAGGGCGCGGGCGAATTTATCGGATTGTGCCGCGGGGCAAAAAGCTGCAAAATCCACGTATCGATCTGCAGACAACCGCTGGCCAGATCAATGCATTGCTGAATCCGGCCGTCAGCGTGCGGGCGGCAGGCTTTGCCGCTCTGGCTGCGCAGAAAGAAAAAGCTGTAGCCCCGGTGCTGGCGCTGCTCTCGTCGCTGAATCCGTACCATCGGTCGCGGGCGATCTATTTGCTGGCTCGGCTGGGTGCCGAGGGGCAGTTTGAAGTAGAAAAACTGCTGAAATCCGGCGATCCCCGAATTCGGCTGGTGGCATTGCGGGCGCTACGTAGCATTACGCCCGAAAATTCAACGGCCAATCCAGAGCTGACGGCCGGGCAGCAAACGCTGTTACCGCTTCTGGGCAACCTCTCAACAGACCCAGATCCGGCTATCCGGCGGGAGGTTGCTATTGCACTGCGGGATGTTCCCTACGACGAGTGCCGACGAATGTTGCTGAATCTGGTGCGGGAATATGACGGCAAGGATGCATTCTACCTGGCCGCTCTTGGTCAGGCTGCCGATGGAAAAGCGGATGCTCTTTTTGCCGATCTGCGCCCAACGCTGCCGGCTGATCCGGCCGAATGGAATTCTCGTATAGCTAACCTGGTCTGGGAGTTTCGTCCGGTCACGGCTATTCCAATGTTGAAGAAACGGGCTGAATCGAAGAAGTTATCGGCCGAGGATCGGAAGCAGGCCATTGTTACGCTGGGATTTATTGGTAATCCAGAAGCGATGAGCGCGCTAACCGAATTGGCAACATCCACTGATAAAACTACTGCCGAGCAGGCTACCTTCTGGACAAAGAAAACATCCGCACCTACCCGGCAAACCCCACCACCTGCAACGGAGACAGTTGCTGCCGCTCCCGTAAAAACAGAAGAACCTGTAGCCCCTAAACCGGTTAGCAAGCCAGCCGAAAAAGTCATCGCGCAGGCGGAAACGACTCAGGTCGCTCGTTCGGCTGAGCCTAAGCCTGTAGCTGACCGGCCTGTTCAGGATTCGAGCCGATCAGCGGTGGTCCTAACTGAGCCGACTACGGCTGCCCCGCGTCCTGATGTGGCAACGTCCGAGCCGGCTAAACCGGAACCCGCCAAAGTCGTAGCCGAGTCGACGAAAGTAGCGGTTAAGGAACCGTACGTGTTAACCATCGAAAATCGTAAAAAAGCACCAACAACGGGCACCAGCCGTAGTGCGCTGGCGGGTCAGCTGGTCTTCACGACCAGTTGTGCCAAATGTCATCGGTACGGCACCAAAGGGAAAGACGTGGGGCCTGATCTAACCAACATACACCAGAAACTGGATCGGGAAGGATTGCTAAAAGCCATCACTAATCCTGGTGCGGAATTAACGCCTGGCTACGAACCCTGGATGATTGTGACGAAACCCGGTCAGACGTATTACGGATTTATCGTTGCCGAAACGGGCAAAAATCTAACGCTTCGGGGAATTACTGGTCAGAATCACGTACTGGAAGTAAGCGAGATTACCTCACGGCGACAGCACAACCGTAGCCTGATGCCCAGTTCATCGACCATCGGCCTGACCGATCAGCAACTGACCGATCTGATTGCCTACCTGAACAAAGAGTAA
- a CDS encoding ComEA family DNA-binding protein: MLRFVSVLTAIGWLVSTSVRAQPGSLQQREINLNTYLQELFPVQIEGIDYQSVYDGLTQLYANPLNLNTASRDELAATYLLSERQLSSLIEYRTLYGDLLAVQELQAVPAFDLPTIRRLLPFVTVATGKGVFGGLPTPTDNFFILRYEQVLEQQKGFSPAIPDKKGQLPTRYVGNSQQWYARYRYSRPGAFSVGLTAEKDPGEVAGWQPIKRQYGADYVSFHLQVQNRRRWRNIVVGDYQLQIGQGLILSSGFVLGKSSETVQTVRRSTLGARPYTSLTEYGYFRGGAATYAINANFDLTLMAARNRRDANTTPGAADEGLVATSLQTSGLHRTPSEIDDQASLLETNLGAHLLYHNRQQLQLGLTALQTTYDKLFRKRDLAYNQYEFTGHRNLVIGLHGGYVWRNWNLFGELARSAGSQTNSGGVGFVGGALTSLTKRLDMALILRHYDRNFHSFYANAFSESGRNSNETGLYLGTKYVIYRKLTVGGFIDFFRFPWLKYLVDTPSSGFDYLMQARYTPDRQTSFSVVYHDEYKEKNLPSDSRNKRVVGTTRRSFVLSAQYVPLRNLMLQSRAQWGSFGYAGQSASQGFALVQDATLSWRRVNVTARVALFGTDDYDSRQYVYERDVLYAFSFPAYFNRGIRHYVLFQYALSQHLDLWMRWARTDITNQPTVGSGLDLIDKPHKTEVKAQLRWRF, encoded by the coding sequence ATGTTACGTTTTGTTTCTGTCCTAACGGCCATCGGCTGGTTAGTCAGTACGTCTGTGCGCGCGCAGCCCGGTTCGTTGCAGCAGCGCGAGATTAACCTTAACACCTACCTGCAGGAACTGTTTCCGGTTCAGATCGAAGGTATCGACTACCAGTCGGTCTACGACGGCCTGACGCAGTTATACGCCAATCCGCTCAACCTGAATACAGCCTCCCGCGATGAACTGGCGGCTACGTACCTGCTCTCCGAGCGGCAGTTGAGTAGTCTGATCGAATACCGGACTCTGTATGGCGATCTGCTGGCGGTTCAGGAGCTACAGGCCGTCCCCGCTTTTGACCTCCCCACCATCCGCCGATTACTTCCCTTCGTGACCGTTGCCACGGGAAAGGGTGTGTTTGGTGGCTTACCAACGCCAACGGATAATTTTTTTATTCTTCGCTACGAACAGGTGCTGGAACAGCAGAAAGGGTTTTCGCCGGCTATTCCCGATAAAAAGGGACAATTGCCCACGCGTTACGTGGGCAATTCGCAGCAATGGTACGCCCGCTACCGCTATAGTCGACCAGGCGCTTTCAGCGTGGGACTAACGGCGGAGAAAGACCCCGGCGAGGTAGCGGGCTGGCAACCAATCAAACGCCAATACGGGGCTGATTACGTTTCCTTCCACCTGCAGGTTCAAAACCGGCGTCGCTGGCGAAATATCGTTGTGGGCGATTATCAGCTTCAGATCGGGCAGGGGTTGATCCTATCGTCTGGTTTTGTGCTGGGCAAGAGTTCGGAAACCGTGCAGACAGTCCGCCGTTCAACGCTGGGAGCCCGGCCCTATACCTCCCTCACTGAGTATGGCTATTTTCGGGGTGGTGCTGCTACGTATGCTATCAATGCAAATTTCGACCTGACACTAATGGCCGCCCGGAATCGGCGCGATGCCAACACGACCCCCGGCGCGGCCGATGAAGGCCTTGTTGCTACGTCCCTGCAAACGTCGGGTCTCCACCGCACACCGTCCGAGATCGACGACCAGGCCAGCTTGCTCGAAACCAATTTGGGGGCGCATCTTCTGTATCATAACCGGCAGCAGCTTCAACTGGGTCTGACGGCGTTGCAGACGACGTACGACAAGCTTTTCCGGAAGCGTGATCTGGCGTATAACCAGTACGAGTTTACGGGTCATCGCAATCTGGTTATAGGGTTGCACGGTGGCTATGTCTGGCGCAACTGGAATCTGTTTGGCGAGCTGGCACGTAGCGCGGGTTCGCAGACAAACAGTGGCGGAGTGGGCTTCGTTGGTGGCGCGTTGACCAGCCTGACGAAGCGACTGGATATGGCGCTTATCCTTCGGCATTATGATCGAAATTTTCACAGTTTTTACGCCAATGCTTTCAGCGAAAGCGGCCGAAACAGCAACGAAACCGGGTTATACCTGGGCACAAAGTACGTTATCTACCGCAAGCTGACGGTTGGTGGTTTCATTGATTTCTTCCGTTTTCCCTGGCTGAAATATCTGGTCGATACACCCTCGAGCGGCTTTGATTATCTGATGCAAGCTCGTTACACGCCCGATCGGCAGACATCTTTTTCCGTCGTTTATCACGATGAATACAAAGAGAAAAATCTGCCGTCGGACAGCAGGAATAAGCGTGTGGTCGGCACTACCCGCCGGAGCTTTGTGCTTAGCGCCCAATATGTACCACTGCGGAATCTAATGCTCCAGTCGCGGGCGCAGTGGGGAAGTTTTGGGTACGCCGGTCAGTCGGCCTCCCAGGGATTCGCGCTGGTACAGGACGCTACGTTAAGTTGGCGACGAGTCAATGTAACGGCTCGTGTTGCCCTGTTTGGAACTGATGATTACGACAGTCGGCAGTACGTCTACGAACGGGATGTGCTGTATGCCTTTTCGTTTCCTGCCTACTTCAATCGGGGTATCCGGCACTATGTGCTGTTCCAGTATGCCCTGAGTCAGCATCTGGACCTGTGGATGCGCTGGGCCCGGACGGATATAACCAATCAACCCACCGTTGGCTCGGGCCTCGACCTGATCGACAAACCTCACAAAACCGAAGTAAAAGCCCAGCTCCGATGGCGCTTTTAG
- a CDS encoding thymidine kinase, whose protein sequence is MFIEPTRRREPPHLRTGWIEVICGSMFSGKTEELIRRLTRAQIAKLNVLIFKPALDTRYHEENIVSHSARAIASTPVQTAGQVLELAGDCEVVGIDEAQFFDEEIVTVCQKLANQGKRVVVAGLDMDFSGKPFGCMPQLLATAEYVTKVHAICVVCGDIAQYSYRLVASKERVLLGETDSYEARCRRCFNLGDEAVPKEWVYEDDNERNV, encoded by the coding sequence ATGTTTATCGAACCTACCCGACGTCGCGAACCACCCCACCTGCGAACTGGCTGGATTGAGGTAATCTGCGGTTCTATGTTTTCCGGCAAAACCGAGGAACTGATCCGGCGGCTTACCCGCGCCCAAATTGCCAAGCTCAACGTACTGATTTTTAAGCCTGCGCTCGACACTCGCTACCACGAAGAAAATATCGTTTCGCACTCGGCCCGCGCCATCGCATCAACACCCGTACAAACGGCTGGTCAGGTGCTGGAACTGGCGGGTGACTGTGAGGTAGTTGGTATCGACGAAGCCCAGTTTTTTGATGAGGAAATCGTGACTGTCTGCCAGAAACTGGCTAACCAGGGTAAGCGCGTAGTGGTGGCGGGCCTGGATATGGATTTTTCGGGTAAGCCATTTGGTTGCATGCCCCAGCTGCTGGCCACCGCCGAATACGTAACGAAAGTACACGCTATCTGCGTAGTCTGTGGTGATATTGCTCAGTATTCCTACCGGCTTGTGGCGTCGAAAGAGCGGGTATTGCTCGGCGAGACCGATAGCTACGAAGCCCGTTGCCGCCGTTGCTTTAACCTGGGCGATGAGGCCGTACCCAAGGAGTGGGTTTACGAAGACGACAATGAGCGCAACGTCTAA